A region from the Neurospora crassa OR74A linkage group V, whole genome shotgun sequence genome encodes:
- a CDS encoding vacuolar aspartyl aminopeptidase Lap4: MVRATPEYLAARTSMMSLRAQALEQSMMASQTYYAPPQQPQQPVAANQINAKDIKPEAFTKPYLEFMTENPTVFHAVGYFKEKLDKAGYKELHSRDSWSGQIKPGGKYYTTRNGSSIIAWAVGKAYKPGNGLAMVAGHIDALTARLKPISTKPSHDGYVQLGIAQYAGALNSTWWDRDLSIGGRVIVKDPETGKTSTKVVKLDWPIARIPTLAPHFGIGMTGHNNQETEMTPIIGLDNSDLNSSSTASSEKPIGPKGSFVSTQPPKLVKLIASQLKLEDYTNILNWELELYDSQPAQVGGIDKEFIFAGRIDDKLCSWAAFMALLHARDDEDSGVIKLVALFDDEEIGSLLRQGARGNFLPIVIERTVEALVANTNTLYQNAFIGGTGLGPGLMGQTYANSFLVSSDVTHAAHPNFTQTNLTDHSPRLNVGVALCVDASAHMTTDSVSMAILDRVAELSGCVNQRHMIRNDSRSGGTVGPMLSSAMGVKAADVGIPQLSMHSIRATTGSLDPGLGVKFYKGFLDEWEKVDKEWRA, encoded by the exons ATGGTCCGCGCCACTCCCGAATATCTCGCTGCCCGTACATCCATGATGTCTCTCCGAGCGCAAGCCCTCGAGCAGTCCATGATGGCCTCGCAAACATACTAcgctcctcctcagcagcccCAGCAGCCTGTTGCTGCCAACCAGATCAATGCCAAGGACATCAAGCCCGAGGCTTTCACCAAGCCATACCTCGAGTTCATGACCGAGAACCCAACCGTTTTCCACGCTGTTGGTTACTTCAAGGAGAAGCTTGACAAGGCCGGCTACAAAGAG CTTCACAGCAGAGACTCCTGGTCTGGCCAGATCAAGCCCGGCGGCAAGTACTACACCACTCGCAATGGCAGCTCCATCATCGCCTGGGCCGTCGGCAAGGCGTATAAGCCAGGCAACGGTCTTGCTATGGTCGCCGGTCACATCGACGCCCTCACAGCCCGCCTCAAGCCTATCAGCACCAAGCCTAGCCACGATGGCTATGTCCAGCTCGGCATTGCCCAGTATGCCGGCGCTCTCAACAGCACATGGTGGGACAGAGACTTGAGCATCGGTGGTCGTGTCATTGTTAAGGATCCCGAGACGGGCAAGACCTCTACCAAGGTCGTCAAGCTTGATTGGCCCA TTGCTCGTATCCCTACTCTGGCTCCCCATTTCGGCATTGGTATGACGGGCCACAACAACCAGGAGACCGAGATGACCCCCATCATTGGCCTCGATAACAGCGACCTCAACTCCTCttccaccgcctcctccgagAAGCCCATTGGCCCCAAGGGTTCTTTCGTCTCTACCCAGCCTCCTAAGCTCGTCAAGCTCATTGCTTCCCAGCTCAAGCTTGAGGACTACACCAACATTCTCAACTGGGAGCTCGAGCTCTACGACTCTCAGCCCGCCCAAGTTGGTGGTATCGACAAGGAGTTCATCTTTGCCGGCCGCATCGACGACAAGCTCTGCTCGTGGGCCGCTTTCATGGCCCTCCTCCACGCCCGTGACGATGAGGACTCTGGCGTCATCAAGCTCGTAGCGCttttcgacgacgaggagattggctccctcctccgccaggGTGCGCGCGGTAACTTCCTCCCCATTGTTATCGAGCGCACCGTCGAGGCTCTCGttgccaacaccaacactcTCTACCAAAATGCTTTCATCGGCGGCACCGGCCTCGGCCCCGGTCTCATGGGCCAGACGTACGCCAACTCTTTCCTCGTCTCGTCGGACGTGACCCACGCTGCCCACCCCAACTTTACCCAAACCAACCTGACCGATCACTCTCCTCGCTTGAACGTCGGTGTGGCCCTTTGTGTCGATGCCTCGGCGCACATGACCACGGATAGCGTGTCCATGGCCATCCTCGACCGCGTCGCCGAGCTTTCTGGCTGCGTCAACCAGAGGCACATGATCCGCAATGACAGCCGGTCCGGTGGTACCGTGGGCCCTATGCTCAGCAGTGCTATGGGTGTCAAGGCGGCGGATGTCGGTATTCCCCAGTTGAGCATGCACAGTATCCGTGCCACGACTGGTAGCTTGGACCCCGGTCTTGGTGTCAAGTTCTACAAGGGTTTCTTGGATGAGTGGGAGAAGGTTGATAAGGAGTGGAGGGCTTAG
- a CDS encoding exocyst complex component Sec8: MADRYGQQPQSYRGNSGFGNLGRRNDDYDPYGDGYPSDRYGTSTNPASRPSTASRNAPPPRSAQRGRTGAGDMQIQSNAERQIGNVLDLIKREWPAMVETDCIPVQLALQLLDTSSVGRAHEYRNFQQTHQFLQESLKNIVHDHHQGFNSSIGTFHKIQGSIQSSQKKVRALKESLAASKTALCTTNPELKQLHATSRMYDGVLQTLNELDDLRTVPDQLEARISEKRFLTAVEVLQNALRKLRKPELDNIGALSDLRSYLANQETALMDILVEELHEHLYLKSPYCQERWQNLAKVQGISHETYGDAPGVAPFHGILDTIDWEKSVAEDPQKNPEADTFYYVTLLVEALNRLGRLETAVDMLKQRLPVELFAVVNETINDVDQKHPSSLRGGASGSHGLNIYGHRETRMRADVIHDLLSTLYGKFEAIAEGHRVLHEAIKALIRREGAGNNSVLLGGFKELWNLYQNEIRALLHNYVTTDADVYQFSRTPRPGMGMNGRADSARDNLFKFSEVDAKSAEMASEYEALDSIIRAAVPGLTDSTRRDNKKGSLIIPRSEPITSRKSAGYGSGSSQQNSGTYKSLVEPSVFNMSLLLPPTLIFLQRLKSIVPPGSDLATSTLTSFLDNFLVNVFQPQLDETLGKLSDTVFGEADAFQQDSDWAQVAKRPVYKGTTAFFTVITAFCRMLGTIPHDQALSTLIITQMVRYYDRCFSWYKALVTKTQEGGDKQIREKEKLRASAILATEPSEVRETIQRLWKSENLNDLELLYREVNQLIAWANGRDLDASDIIQDRDMIQSMCLLYTSMKWLSVKIHGLRHITRNETDSSKSSFPTKAEKKRWTLLNDPSKATGGEAPVYLPMTEETVENFDSILVSYDELASTALLTLHLEIRTRILHSLQTALSPLTTAPYLLDQEVNEPDPEILSLNSEMVAYDEILVRCLRLREVQFVRNGLGKLINGFLIKNAPMTAPMNAKGCGRMQLNILVLQQNLKNIEEGVDLVRASNYFEMFERGVDAILEKAREGVASSGSQETGDAGRKSEDAGEEGAETPNSRKSAEIFGDDKDRFSYDELKALVELCYSEQLADPERGVAAAAKRQMADKLLNLSEYMWQS; this comes from the exons ATGGCCGACCGATACGGCCAGCAGCCGCAATCCTATCGGGGCAACAGCGGTTTCGGCAACCTTGGCCGGCGTAACGACGACTACGATCCCTACGGTGACGGATATCCCAGCGACCGCTATGGCACCAGCACTAACCCGGCTTCAAGACCATCGACGGCCTCCCGAAATGCGCCCCCGCCCCGGTCTGCCCAGCGTGGCCGCACGGGTGCCGGCGATATGCAGATCCAGTCCAATGCCGAGCGCCAGATTGGAAACGTGCTGGATCTGATCAAGAGAGAATGGCCCGCCATGGTCGAGACAGACTGCATCCCCGTCCAGCTGGCTCTACAGCTTCTCGACACCAGCTCCGTCGGCCGCGCCCACGAATACCGCAACTTCCAGCAGACACACCAGTTCCTCCAAGAGTCCCTCAAGAACATTgtccacgaccaccaccaaggctTCAACAGTTCCATTGGTACATTCCACAAGATCCAAGGGAGCATACAGTCCTCCCAGAAGAAGGTGCGCGCCCTCAAGGAGTCGCTGGCAGCCTCCAAGACGGCACTCTGCACCACCAATCCCGAACTCAAACAGCTACATGCCACGTCACGCATGTACGATGGCGTCCTACAAACACTGAACGAGCTCGATGACTTGCGCACCGTTCCAGACCAGTTGGAGGCCAGGATATCCGAGAAGCGTTTTCTGACCGCCGTCGAGGTCCTGCAGAATGCGCTACGGAAGCTGAGGAAGCCCGAGCTGGATAACATTGGTGCCCTGAGCGACCTGCGAAGCTATCTTGCAAATCAGGAGACCGCCCTCATGGATATCCTGGTGGAAGAGTTGCACGAACATCTCTATCTGAAATCACCGTACTGTCAGGAAAGGTGGCAGAACCTGGCAAAGGTCCAGGGAATTTCTCATGAGACCTATGGAGACGCCCCAGGCGTGGCACCCTTCCACGGAATCTTGGACACCATTGACTGGGAAAAGTCCGTGGCTGAGGATCCCCAAAAGAATCCCGAGGCGGACACGTTTTACTATGTGACCCTCCTCGTTGAAGCTCTGAACAGACTGGGAAGGCTAGAGACAGCGGTCGACATGCTCAAGCAGAGGTTACCCGTCGAGCTTTTCGCGGTCGTCAATGAGACTATCAACGATGTAGACCAGAAGCATCCGAGCTCACTACGCGGAGGCGCGTCTGGGTCTCACGGCCTTAACATTTACGGTCACCGCGAAACCCGAATGCGAGCAGACGTCATTCACGATTTGCTATCGACGCTTTACGGCAAGTTCGAGGCCATCGCTGAGGGTCATCGGGTGCTACACGAAGCCATCAAAGCCTTGATTCGCCGTGAAGGTGCTGGCAACAACAGTGTGCTGCTAGGGGGCTTCAAGGAGCTCTGGAACCTCTACCAAAACGAGATTCGGGCACTCCTGCACAACTACGTTACCACCGATGCGGATGTCTATCAGTTCAGCCGTACACCCAGACCTGGCATGGGCATGAATGGCAGGGCGGATTCTGCCCGCGACAATCTCTTCAAGTTCTCCGAAGTTGATGCCAAGTCAGCCGAAATGGCCTCGGAATATGAGGCCTTGGACTCCATCATCCGGGCCGCCGTACCTGGACTTACGGACAGCACCCGGCGTGACAACAAGAAGGGTTCTTTGATCATCCCGCGATCTGAGCCAATTACTTCGAGGAAGTCGGCAGGGTACGGCTCAGGAAGCAGTCAACAGAACAGTGGCACTTACAAATCCCTGGTAGAGCCCAGCGTGTTCAACATGAGCCTGCTTCTACCACCTACTCTCATCTTCCTTCAGAGGTTGAAGAGCATTGTGCCCCCGGGGTCCGATCTGGCAACCAGCACGCTGACATCGTTCCTTGACAACTTCCTCGTCAATGTCTTCCAGCCTCAACTCGACGAGACCCTTGGAAAGCTCAGTGATACTGTCTTTGGCGAGGCAGACGCCTTTCAGCAAGACTCGGACTGGGCCCAAGTTGCGAAGCGGCCTGTGTACAAGGGAACCACAGCCTTCTTCACAGTCATCACAGCCTTTTGCCGGATGCTGGGCACTATTCCCCACGACCAAGCGCTGAGTAcgctcatcatcacccaAATGGTCCGATACTACGACCGCTGCTTCAGCTGGTACAAAGCCCTGGTCACCAAGACACAAGAAGGGGGGGACAAGCAGAtcagggaaaaggaaaagctTCGGGCATCTGCCATTCTCGCCACCGAGCCTAGTGAAGTCCGCGAGACGATACAGAGGCTGTGGAAGTCGGAAAACCTGAACGATCTGGAGCTTCTTTACCGCGAGGTGAACCAGCTCATCGCGTGGGCCAACGGTCGGGACCTGGACGCCAGTGACATCATTCAGGATCGCGACATGATTCAGTCCATGTGTCTGCTATACACCAGTATGAAGTGGCTGTCGGTTAAGATCCACGGTCTGCGTCACATAACGCGTAACGAGACGGACTCATCCAAGTCGAGCTTCCCGACcaaggcggagaagaagcgctGGACGCTGCTGAACGACCCGAGCAAAGCTACAGGAGGGGAAGCCCCCGTTTACCTGCCTATGACGGAGGAGACCGTTGA AAACTTTGATAGTATCCTAGTATCCTACGACGAGCTCGCCTCCACCGCCCTCCTCACTCTACACCTTGAAATCCGCACTCGCATCCTGCACTCCCTCCAAACGGCCCTGTCCCCGCTCACCACGGCCCCCTACCTGCTCGATCAGGAAGTCAACGAGCCGGACCCGGAGATCCTCTCGCTCAACTCGGAAATGGTGGCCTACGACGAAATTCTAGTGAGATGCCTCCGCCTGCGCGAGGTTCAGTTTGTCAGGAACGGCCTCGGCAAGCTGATCAACGGGTTCCTGATCAAGAACGCGCCCATGACGGCGCCCATGAACGCCAAGGGGTGCGGGCGCATGCAACTCAACATCCTTGTGCTGCAGCAGAACCTCAAGAATATCGAGGAAGGAGTCGATCTCGTGAGGGCAAGTAATTACTTTGAGATGTTTGAGCGCGGAGTGGATGCCATTCTCGAGAAAGCCAGGGAAGGCGTCGCCTCTTCTGGCTCCCAGGAAACTGGTGACGCAGGACGAAAAAGTGAAGACgccggagaagaaggggcGGAGACGCCCAACTCGAGAAAGTCGGCGGAAATTTTTGGGGACGATAAGGACCGGTTCAGCTACGATGAACTCAAGGCGCTCGTGGAGCTGTGTTATAGCGAGCAGTTGGCGGATCCGGAGCGCGgcgtggcggcggcggcgaagaggCAGATGGCGGATAAGTTGCTGAATTTGAGCGAGTACATGTGGCAGTCTTAG
- a CDS encoding rai-1, whose product MITRQVLILGHWNSRFRAFIHIHSAGQPLFSTMTAAFPIQPVARFAGKSELVKRPKEFACFSYDADHKFLLGAQSLKWYYTPDLNVDLSKGFESFIKHDDSVDEHLDSLLTTIADYEQKTSKPIDAHIVTWRGMMTKIMAAPFDDDDGFEMNATLYRGCIFIEENHAYKQASRANERPWNGPIPQEVMQYWGYKFETLSTLPKPWGQTSRDFIESRPDHVVNNKEQYCSVVRTGIGKTILCIGGEVDAIWDDKPRTQGDPINWVELKTSAVIQNERQANNFERKLMKFWIQSFLLGVPKIIVGFRTQDGLLVETKEFRTMEIPLMVKKNGRPKWDGDTCVNFANGFLEWLRHTITDEGVWRIKRRPRSAEIEVFKVEEVGHGDIITDEFMNWRIKLELRQAQPPTEDNETEE is encoded by the exons ATGATAACTCGTCAAGTCCTTATACTTGGGCATTGGAATTCCAGATTTAGAGCCTTCATCCACATACACAGCGCCGGACAACCGCTCTTTTCTACCATGACCGCCGCTTTCCCAATCCAGCCTGTAGCACGGTTTGCGGGCAAGAGTGAGCTGGTCAAACGGCCAAAG GAATTTGCATGCTTCTCATACGATGCCGATCACAAGTTCTTACTTGGAGCTCAGTCATTGAAGTGGTATTACACACCAGACCTCAACGTCGACCTGTCCAAGGGCTTCGAGAGCTTCATCAAACATGACGATAGTGTAGACGAACATCTGGACAGCCTACTCACCACCATAGCCGACTATGAGCAAAAGACGTCGAAACCGATCGATGCTCACATCGTAACTTGGAGAGGCATGATGACAAAG ATCATGGCAGCCCcctttgatgatgacgacgggtTTGAGATGAATGCTACCCTTTACAGA GGTTGCAT ATTTATCGAAGAGAACCATGCATACAAACAAGCATCGAGAGCAAACGAGCGGCCATGGAACGGGCCAATCCCGCAAGAAGTGATGCAGTACTGGG GCTACAAGTTTGAGACTCTGAGCACACTTCCGAAACCATGGGGCCAGACCTCTCGCGATTTCATTGAAAGCCGTCCCGATCATGTCGTGAACAACAAGGAGCAATACTGCTCAGTAGTCCGTACAGGCATTGGCAAGACCATTCTCTGTATCGGTGGTGAGGTTGATGCTA TATGGGACGACAAACCAAGGACTCAAGGCGATCCAATCAACTGGGTGGAGCTCAAGACGTCGGCAGTAATCCAAAATGAGCGCCAGGCCAATAACTTTGAGCGTAAGCTCATGAAGTTTTGGATCCAGTCCTTTCTCCTAGGCGTCCCCAAGATCATTGTCGGATTCCGGACGCAGGATGGGCTGCTGGTTGAGACCAAAGAGTTCCGCACGATGGAGATACCGCTCATGGTGAAGAAGAATGGGCGGCCAAAATGGGATGGGGATACGTGCGTCAACTTTGCTAACGGCTTCCTCGAGT GGCTTCGCCATACCATCACCGACGAGGGCGTGTGGAGGATCAAGAGAAGGCCTCGGTCGGCAGAAATCGAAGTGTTCAAAGTCGAGGAGGTGGGCCACGGAGACATCATCACAGATGAGTTCATGAACTGGCGGATCAAGCTCGAGCTTCGTCAGGCACAGCCGCCTACTGAAGACAATGAGACCGAAGAGTAA